In Brevibacillus brevis, a genomic segment contains:
- a CDS encoding DinB family protein, translating into MTNYPGTMYDFHVWANQTMINRLKELPRELYTQEIQSVFPTVAKALSHIYIVDCTWLNILNGASMNDAMAATRAREAQVEALSLEELEALYQELSEGYRSFLREHPDLEQTLVLDNPYAGIRDTSYGEIILQVVNHGTYHRGNMTAMLRQMGHPSTMTEYALYWYAKA; encoded by the coding sequence ATGACGAATTATCCGGGTACCATGTACGACTTTCACGTTTGGGCCAACCAAACGATGATCAACCGGTTGAAGGAATTGCCGCGGGAACTGTACACACAGGAAATTCAAAGCGTGTTTCCGACCGTGGCCAAAGCGCTTTCCCACATTTACATCGTGGATTGCACGTGGCTGAACATCCTGAACGGAGCGAGCATGAACGACGCCATGGCAGCGACACGCGCTCGCGAGGCCCAGGTGGAAGCGCTGAGTCTTGAGGAGCTGGAGGCTCTGTACCAGGAGCTCTCCGAGGGCTACCGGTCGTTCCTGCGCGAGCATCCGGACCTGGAGCAAACGCTCGTCCTCGACAACCCGTATGCGGGAATCCGGGATACGAGCTACGGGGAAATCATCCTGCAAGTCGTCAACCACGGTACCTACCACCGCGGCAACATGACGGCGATGCTGCGCCAGATGGGCCATCCCTCTACGATGACCGAATACGCCCTGTACTGGTATGCGAAAGCGTAA
- a CDS encoding CBO0543 family protein, with the protein MSEDFQHIIQRQYELRDSELAHWIRDDLFSFPWWVGVSSVILLWIWFKVVDRSRFVEITLMGSLTGLFSTLLDVTGCSFVLWSYPDSVEPIFPPMFPANLVVLPSVYMVVYQIFYSWKSYMIASMGLSLFLSFVGEPLVVLLGSYQPTNWEYLYSVPAYFLLAIGVKAITHKIVRYQSSS; encoded by the coding sequence GTGTCCGAGGATTTTCAGCATATCATCCAGCGACAGTATGAATTGCGTGATTCCGAACTGGCGCATTGGATTCGTGATGATCTATTCTCCTTTCCTTGGTGGGTAGGAGTCTCTTCAGTCATTTTGTTATGGATATGGTTCAAGGTCGTGGATCGATCCCGTTTTGTCGAGATTACATTGATGGGTTCATTAACCGGGTTATTTTCCACATTGCTTGATGTTACCGGATGTTCATTTGTTTTATGGAGCTATCCGGACTCCGTAGAGCCCATATTTCCACCTATGTTTCCGGCAAACCTTGTTGTTTTGCCGAGTGTATACATGGTTGTCTATCAAATTTTTTATTCATGGAAGTCATACATGATAGCGAGTATGGGCCTCTCCTTGTTTTTGTCCTTTGTCGGAGAACCCCTCGTTGTTCTGCTGGGAAGTTATCAACCTACTAATTGGGAATATCTCTACTCTGTACCTGCTTATTTTCTTTTAGCGATTGGTGTCAAAGCCATCACTCATAAAATTGTGCGGTACCAAAGCTCGAGCTAG
- a CDS encoding PQQ-dependent sugar dehydrogenase, with protein sequence MRKVKVRLRPMVSKINMPTVIKTAVLPGDSMESLFIATQVGEIFYIRDGAIRTFLDIRPRIIKLGASSGGYDERGLLGLAFHPRFYQNGLFYLHFSVAGTQGPGALSGSFESFKPDPCDPKTLHLKWVNRETQYDHIDTVEEWILQSNGQLQKRRTLLNVRRPFLNHNGVNSLNFSPETGNLVLTTGDGGSGYDPFHLSQNDMEIAGKIMEIDVGKNPFTNAPPVVTRFDELPAPVQETLTVMAKGVRNIPGIAYQRFYHQYIKHVGIVGQDLVESIFSFLHYKPIPVTQLVQASLLNAELDQEGFINFGWRGWEGAFPTPMMKSCSANPALDEKIIAYYDEAVKTSVRRLLPVTSYFHKDPRPDKFGGTALTGVQPYMGNEIPDLTGSLVFTDLARNEGSRPPARGVLAYTRVQPDCKLNDFHVIETDYDFGTSSAYYVSLGTNLDQTKLYLGVYGSTKVTDVNQGTVFEIVS encoded by the coding sequence TTGAGAAAAGTCAAGGTGCGCTTGCGGCCCATGGTAAGCAAGATCAATATGCCGACTGTTATAAAAACAGCTGTCCTTCCAGGGGATTCAATGGAGAGCTTGTTTATTGCCACCCAGGTAGGAGAGATCTTTTACATACGAGACGGAGCGATACGTACTTTTTTGGATATTCGCCCGCGAATCATCAAGCTGGGTGCCTCCAGTGGCGGATATGATGAACGGGGGTTGCTGGGGCTAGCGTTTCATCCCCGATTTTATCAGAACGGTCTTTTCTATCTTCATTTTTCCGTAGCCGGTACACAGGGTCCCGGAGCTCTTTCAGGTTCTTTTGAATCTTTTAAGCCTGATCCGTGTGATCCAAAAACTTTACACCTGAAGTGGGTAAACCGAGAAACTCAATACGATCATATCGATACGGTTGAAGAGTGGATTCTGCAATCGAATGGTCAGCTTCAAAAACGACGGACCCTCCTCAACGTAAGAAGACCCTTTCTCAATCATAACGGTGTCAACAGCTTGAACTTTTCACCGGAAACAGGAAACCTTGTGTTAACGACCGGAGATGGTGGATCAGGCTATGATCCATTCCATTTAAGTCAGAACGATATGGAAATCGCGGGCAAAATTATGGAAATTGACGTAGGGAAGAATCCATTTACAAATGCCCCGCCCGTAGTCACGCGTTTTGATGAACTTCCCGCACCTGTCCAGGAGACGCTTACGGTCATGGCCAAGGGGGTACGCAATATTCCTGGCATTGCCTATCAAAGGTTCTATCATCAATATATCAAACATGTGGGGATTGTCGGACAGGATTTGGTAGAGTCCATTTTTTCATTTCTTCATTATAAACCGATACCGGTCACCCAGCTTGTTCAAGCGTCTTTACTGAATGCTGAACTGGACCAAGAAGGTTTTATTAATTTTGGCTGGCGAGGGTGGGAGGGGGCGTTTCCTACTCCGATGATGAAGAGCTGCTCCGCCAATCCAGCCTTGGATGAGAAGATCATCGCGTATTACGATGAAGCAGTAAAAACGTCAGTAAGGCGCCTTCTGCCTGTCACCAGTTATTTTCATAAAGATCCAAGACCCGATAAATTTGGGGGAACCGCACTGACAGGAGTCCAGCCCTATATGGGGAACGAAATTCCCGATTTAACGGGAAGCCTTGTGTTTACCGATCTTGCCAGGAACGAAGGATCTCGCCCTCCAGCTCGAGGGGTTTTAGCTTATACCAGGGTACAGCCGGATTGTAAACTGAATGATTTTCATGTGATTGAAACCGATTACGATTTTGGAACTTCATCAGCCTATTATGTAAGCTTGGGAACGAATCTGGATCAAACCAAGCTTTATTTAGGCGTTTATGGATCAACGAAGGTTACTGATGTTAACCAAGGTACCGTTTTTGAAATTGTGTCATAA